The following proteins are encoded in a genomic region of Enterocloster clostridioformis:
- a CDS encoding HAD family hydrolase has product MPKPIQAVIFDQDGLMFDTESLAATSWFEVGPKYGIHVDGNFLRGIRGCKPDKVKQVCTQQFGEDAMKDYDRFREEKRQYSYRWIAQHGVPVKKGLKELLIYLKGHNIKTAVATASSESWTQGNVRGAGVENYFDDYIYGDMVKEAKPNPAIFLLAARRLGVEPEACVVLEDSFNGIKAAAAGGFNPVMIPDQDQPDEEIRKLLTACCDSLTDVIGLFETGRLSLQQP; this is encoded by the coding sequence ATGCCAAAACCAATTCAAGCAGTCATTTTCGACCAGGACGGACTTATGTTTGACACGGAAAGTCTGGCCGCCACCTCCTGGTTTGAGGTAGGACCTAAATACGGAATCCATGTGGACGGCAATTTCCTTCGGGGAATCCGGGGATGCAAACCAGACAAGGTAAAACAGGTCTGCACGCAGCAGTTCGGTGAGGACGCCATGAAGGACTATGACCGTTTCCGGGAAGAAAAGCGCCAATACTCCTACCGCTGGATTGCACAGCACGGTGTCCCGGTAAAAAAGGGCCTTAAGGAACTGCTTATATACCTGAAGGGCCACAACATTAAGACGGCCGTGGCCACGGCCAGCAGTGAAAGCTGGACCCAGGGCAATGTCAGGGGAGCCGGGGTGGAAAACTATTTCGACGATTACATATACGGGGACATGGTAAAGGAAGCAAAGCCAAACCCGGCCATCTTCCTGCTGGCAGCCCGGCGGCTGGGGGTGGAGCCGGAGGCATGCGTTGTCCTGGAAGACAGCTTTAACGGAATCAAAGCGGCCGCGGCAGGCGGTTTTAATCCTGTGATGATTCCTGACCAGGACCAGCCGGATGAAGAAATCCGCAAGCTGCTCACTGCCTGCTGTGACAGTCTTACAGATGTCATCGGCCTCTTTGAGACCGGAAGGCTTTCATTGCAACAGCCGTAG
- the rbr gene encoding rubrerythrin: MTDFKTSETAKNLMRAFAGESQARNRYTFAAGLAKEQKMPMVEAVFSYTADQEKEHAEIFYDYLKPLDKETIFIDGGYPVDLEKNTLAQLNAAAHNEYEEHDVVYKSFGDIAQKEGFSQIAATFRMIAEIEKTHGERFRYLADLLGAGNLYVSQQKETWICTNCGYIYEGEEPPQYCPVCRHDQGYFARRELAPWYLKENNRSK, translated from the coding sequence ATGACTGATTTTAAAACCAGCGAGACAGCTAAAAACCTTATGAGAGCCTTTGCCGGAGAGAGCCAGGCCAGAAACCGCTATACCTTTGCGGCGGGGCTGGCAAAGGAGCAGAAGATGCCCATGGTGGAGGCGGTATTTTCCTACACCGCGGACCAGGAAAAGGAGCATGCGGAAATATTTTATGATTATCTGAAGCCGCTGGATAAGGAAACCATATTCATAGACGGAGGTTATCCGGTGGATTTGGAAAAGAACACCCTGGCCCAGCTGAATGCGGCGGCCCACAACGAATACGAGGAGCATGACGTGGTGTACAAATCCTTTGGGGACATTGCGCAGAAGGAAGGATTTTCCCAGATTGCAGCCACCTTCCGTATGATTGCGGAGATTGAGAAGACCCACGGAGAGCGTTTCCGGTATCTGGCAGACCTGCTGGGAGCCGGGAACCTGTATGTCAGCCAGCAGAAGGAGACCTGGATCTGCACCAACTGCGGATATATATATGAAGGAGAAGAACCCCCTCAGTACTGTCCGGTCTGCCGCCACGACCAGGGCTATTTTGCCCGCAGGGAGCTGGCGCCATGGTATTTGAAGGAGAATAATCGGTCAAAGTAG
- a CDS encoding helix-turn-helix domain-containing protein, whose amino-acid sequence MIRYDRLWATMQAQGMTQYRLIKHYNFSAGQIGRLKKNMHVSTHTLDTLCTLLGCDISDIIEYIPEGQPAPEEQPVSEVASAEKEASSKSRKSDSPKGDKPKKSEPKKSSKSKKSDKKAAKDGKEGKKGKEGKKNK is encoded by the coding sequence ATGATACGCTATGACCGGCTGTGGGCAACCATGCAGGCCCAGGGCATGACACAGTACAGACTGATCAAACACTACAATTTCAGTGCGGGCCAGATAGGACGGCTGAAAAAAAACATGCATGTATCCACCCACACCCTGGATACCCTCTGCACACTGCTGGGCTGTGATATCAGCGATATCATAGAGTACATCCCGGAGGGGCAGCCCGCCCCGGAGGAACAGCCAGTCTCCGAAGTTGCCTCCGCAGAAAAGGAAGCTTCCTCCAAATCCAGGAAATCAGACTCTCCCAAAGGCGATAAACCCAAGAAATCCGAACCAAAAAAATCCTCAAAATCAAAAAAGAGCGATAAAAAGGCTGCAAAAGACGGGAAAGAGGGCAAGAAGGGGAAGGAAGGCAAGAAAAACAAGTAA
- a CDS encoding extracellular solute-binding protein yields MRKFQKATAVIMAAALAATGCSAGGTKTSAPQQPSGTEAAKTEAAAGADKTEAAKDTASGEEEPVLVVYTARSEALNNAVIPEFEKDTGIKVEVVVAGTGELLKRAQSEKDNPLGDIFWVADQTMLSSSKELFMEYFSPEDENMLDAFRNTTGYFTPAFADPTVMIVNKDLKGDMKIDGFEDLLNPELKGKIAFGDPVNSSSAFQSLLAMLYGMGKDGDPLSDQAWDYVDQFIANLDGKMANSSSQVYKGVAEGEYVVGLTWEDPAANYVKEGAAVEVVFPKEGAIFPGESVQILKDCKHPENAKKFVDYMLSEKIQNAVGSNLTVRPLRKDAKLADYMTPQSEIKLFDSYDEGWVAEHKTEITNLFSEHMETSMD; encoded by the coding sequence ATGAGAAAATTTCAAAAGGCAACCGCAGTCATCATGGCAGCAGCCCTGGCAGCCACCGGCTGCAGCGCAGGCGGAACAAAGACCAGCGCCCCGCAGCAGCCTTCCGGCACAGAGGCAGCCAAGACAGAGGCAGCAGCCGGCGCTGATAAGACAGAGGCTGCCAAGGATACTGCTTCCGGTGAAGAGGAGCCTGTGCTGGTGGTCTATACAGCCAGAAGCGAGGCCCTGAACAACGCCGTGATTCCTGAATTTGAGAAGGATACGGGAATCAAGGTAGAGGTGGTGGTGGCAGGCACCGGCGAGCTGTTAAAGAGAGCCCAGTCTGAAAAGGATAACCCCCTGGGCGATATCTTCTGGGTAGCTGACCAGACCATGCTCTCCTCCTCCAAAGAACTGTTTATGGAGTATTTTTCCCCTGAGGATGAAAACATGCTGGATGCGTTCCGCAATACCACCGGCTATTTCACCCCTGCATTTGCAGACCCAACGGTCATGATTGTCAATAAGGACTTAAAGGGTGACATGAAAATTGACGGCTTTGAGGATTTGCTGAACCCTGAGTTAAAGGGCAAGATTGCATTCGGCGACCCTGTAAACTCCAGTTCCGCCTTCCAGTCCCTGTTAGCCATGCTCTATGGCATGGGCAAGGACGGAGACCCGTTATCTGACCAGGCATGGGATTATGTGGACCAGTTCATCGCAAACCTGGACGGCAAGATGGCCAACAGCTCCAGCCAGGTATATAAGGGCGTTGCGGAGGGCGAGTATGTGGTGGGCCTGACCTGGGAAGATCCGGCTGCCAACTATGTGAAGGAAGGCGCCGCGGTTGAGGTGGTATTCCCCAAAGAGGGCGCCATATTCCCCGGCGAGTCCGTACAAATTTTAAAGGACTGCAAGCATCCTGAAAATGCAAAGAAATTTGTGGACTATATGCTCTCCGAGAAGATTCAGAACGCAGTGGGCTCCAACCTGACTGTAAGGCCCCTCAGAAAGGATGCCAAGCTGGCTGACTACATGACGCCTCAGTCTGAAATCAAACTGTTTGATAGCTACGACGAGGGCTGGGTGGCTGAGCACAAGACGGAAATTACCAACCTCTTCAGCGAGCATATGGAGACATCCATGGACTAA
- a CDS encoding ABC transporter ATP-binding protein, whose protein sequence is MSVAISIENVIKRFGKDTIINGLSLDIRPGEFFTLLGPSGCGKTTLLRMIIGFNSIEGGEIKIDGKVINNIPTNKRNMGMVFQNYAIFPHMSVRDNVAFGLKNRKVPQDQIESQVDEILKVVKIDHLKKRMPSKLSGGQQQRVALARAIVIHPEVLLMDEPLSNLDAKLRVEMRNAIKRIQQQVGITTIYVTHDQEEALAVSDRIAVMNGGVIQQIDTPKNVYQRPSNIFVSTFIGLSNIMDGRIEAKDGQTFLHIGDYSVPMENLSRSADDGQAVKVSIRPEEFIINREGSDGIPAVVRSSVFLGITTHYFVETADGREMEVIQNSDIWDIIPDHTPIRLGVQPHKINVFTEDGSHSLIVRRDHS, encoded by the coding sequence ATGAGTGTAGCTATCAGCATTGAAAATGTAATCAAACGGTTCGGAAAGGATACCATTATAAACGGCCTGTCCTTAGACATAAGGCCCGGTGAATTCTTCACCCTCTTAGGGCCTTCCGGATGCGGCAAAACCACCCTGCTGCGCATGATTATCGGATTCAATTCCATTGAGGGCGGTGAAATCAAGATTGACGGCAAGGTCATCAACAACATCCCCACCAACAAGAGAAACATGGGCATGGTGTTCCAGAACTACGCCATTTTCCCCCACATGTCAGTCCGGGACAATGTAGCCTTCGGCCTTAAGAACCGCAAGGTTCCCCAGGACCAGATCGAGTCCCAGGTGGACGAAATCCTGAAGGTGGTAAAGATTGACCACCTGAAAAAGCGAATGCCCTCCAAGCTGTCCGGCGGCCAGCAGCAGCGTGTGGCCCTGGCCAGAGCCATTGTCATCCACCCGGAGGTGCTGCTCATGGACGAACCCCTGTCCAACCTGGACGCAAAGCTGAGGGTTGAGATGAGGAACGCCATCAAGCGCATCCAGCAGCAGGTGGGCATCACCACCATATATGTGACCCATGACCAGGAGGAGGCCCTGGCTGTGTCGGACCGCATCGCGGTCATGAACGGCGGCGTCATACAGCAGATTGACACCCCCAAAAACGTATACCAGCGGCCCTCCAACATCTTCGTGTCCACCTTCATCGGACTGTCCAACATCATGGACGGGCGCATTGAGGCAAAGGACGGACAGACATTTCTTCACATCGGGGATTACAGCGTGCCCATGGAGAACCTTTCCCGCAGCGCGGACGACGGCCAGGCCGTGAAGGTGTCCATCCGGCCGGAGGAATTCATCATCAACCGGGAGGGCAGCGACGGCATACCTGCCGTTGTGCGAAGCAGCGTATTCCTCGGCATCACCACCCACTACTTTGTGGAGACCGCAGACGGCAGGGAGATGGAGGTTATACAAAACTCCGATATCTGGGATATCATCCCGGACCACACCCCCATTCGTCTGGGCGTACAGCCCCATAAAATCAACGTGTTCACTGAGGACGGAAGTCATAGCCTTATTGTCAGGAGGGACCATTCATGA
- a CDS encoding ABC transporter permease, producing MRYAGEKKLNIWVAMALGILALFLLFVVYPLVLVLYKSVLSEDGNLSFAYFTKFFARKYYWSTLVNSFKVTIVSTLVAAVLGLAMAYVLRSVQIKGSKYLNILIVISYLSPPFIGAYAWIQLLGRNGFFTKILNSLFHIKLGGIYGFAGIVLVFSLQSFPLVYMYISGALKNLDNSLNEAAESLGCTAFQRVTRIIVPLVMPTMLASSLLVFMRVFSDFGTPMLIGEGYKTFPVLIYSQFMGEVSTDDHFAAALCVIVIGITLVLFFLQRYLGSRFTYSMTALKPMAAEKCTGTRNILSHLFVYAVVLIAILPQITVIVTSFLATGGGTVYTGGFSLENYRNTLFSKNNNTAIFNTYLFGICAIAIVVVFGILISYLTVRKRSFLTGILDTVTMFPYIIPGSVLGISFLYAFNSKPLLLSGTAIIIIISLSIRRMPYTIRSSTAIIGQISPSVEEAAISLGCTETKSFVKVTVPMMMSGVLSGAIMSWITLISELSSSIILYTSRTQTLTVAIYAEVIRSNFGNAAAYSTILTLTSILSLLVFFKVTGSNDISI from the coding sequence ATGAGATATGCGGGAGAGAAAAAATTAAATATATGGGTTGCAATGGCACTGGGAATCCTGGCCCTGTTCCTTCTCTTCGTGGTCTATCCCCTGGTGCTGGTGCTCTATAAAAGCGTCCTTTCTGAGGACGGAAACTTAAGCTTTGCCTATTTCACCAAATTCTTCGCAAGAAAATACTACTGGAGCACCCTGGTGAACAGCTTCAAGGTCACCATTGTCTCCACCCTGGTGGCCGCCGTTCTGGGACTGGCCATGGCCTATGTGCTGAGGAGCGTGCAGATTAAGGGAAGCAAATACCTGAACATCCTGATTGTCATTTCCTACCTGTCTCCGCCTTTCATCGGGGCCTATGCCTGGATTCAGCTGTTAGGGCGGAACGGATTCTTCACCAAAATACTCAACAGCCTCTTTCACATAAAGCTGGGCGGCATCTATGGTTTTGCGGGCATCGTGCTGGTATTCTCCCTCCAGTCCTTCCCTCTGGTGTACATGTACATATCCGGCGCCCTGAAGAACCTGGACAATTCCCTGAACGAGGCAGCCGAAAGCCTTGGCTGTACCGCATTCCAGAGGGTGACGCGGATCATCGTCCCGCTGGTGATGCCCACTATGCTGGCCAGCTCCCTGCTGGTGTTCATGCGCGTGTTCTCTGACTTTGGTACTCCCATGCTCATCGGAGAGGGCTATAAGACCTTTCCGGTGCTGATTTACAGTCAGTTCATGGGGGAGGTCAGCACGGACGACCATTTTGCCGCCGCACTCTGCGTCATTGTCATCGGCATTACTCTGGTCCTGTTCTTCCTCCAGCGCTATCTGGGCAGCCGCTTCACCTATTCCATGACTGCCTTAAAGCCCATGGCGGCGGAAAAATGCACCGGCACCCGCAACATCCTGTCCCACCTGTTCGTGTATGCGGTGGTGCTCATCGCCATCCTGCCACAGATTACGGTCATTGTCACATCCTTCCTGGCAACAGGCGGCGGAACGGTATACACCGGGGGCTTTTCCCTGGAAAACTACAGAAACACCCTGTTCTCCAAGAACAATAACACAGCTATCTTCAACACGTACCTGTTCGGAATATGCGCCATCGCCATCGTGGTGGTGTTTGGTATCCTCATATCCTATCTGACCGTCAGGAAGAGATCCTTCCTCACGGGCATCCTGGACACGGTGACCATGTTCCCCTACATCATCCCCGGCTCTGTCCTGGGTATCTCCTTCCTGTATGCGTTTAACAGCAAGCCCCTGCTGCTCAGCGGCACTGCCATTATCATCATCATATCCCTGTCCATACGGCGGATGCCCTACACCATACGTTCCAGCACCGCAATCATCGGCCAGATCAGTCCCAGCGTGGAGGAGGCAGCCATAAGCCTGGGATGCACCGAGACCAAATCCTTTGTGAAGGTGACGGTGCCCATGATGATGTCCGGCGTGCTCTCCGGGGCCATCATGAGCTGGATTACCCTGATCAGCGAGCTCAGTTCCTCCATTATCCTGTATACCAGCAGAACCCAAACCCTGACAGTGGCCATCTACGCGGAGGTCATCCGGAGCAACTTCGGCAATGCCGCAGCCTACTCCACCATCCTGACCCTGACCAGTATCCTGTCCCTTCTGGTGTTCTTTAAAGTTACCGGCAGCAACGACATCAGCATTTAG
- a CDS encoding sensor histidine kinase, translated as MAGNQYRDYIKRSFFKYAISIISLLFVLMGLFLFINVQWISVGSNRKNNALLASILDSQVTSYKEGLEHFSTDYRFWDALKQENTDAATQVNRLLYGFTTSQPIRSTFALTDTEGRIVSSSLFEGNRAIFLNSAVYKSLVEKMQEAPALTHTMPSRLNFAHGQAGDLLLAHSLADADGICGYLFFDLMDEQIYEAVREYPLDDVVITDRYDNLIFAVGRQNADPMEKYPAGKYRMDWQKGNIVKVNNKHYHIHKEALPESSLILYTLVSMEFQRSLVTYGILFLGLAGILMVIMIPPLTLRITKKNLQAIDELQSSVEEMGRGNMDYRLKSQVFDEFQMLNDAFRNMVIQREELMLHNNELAERKRIMEIKQLEEQFNPHFIFNVLETLRYEIAIDSQKASEMVMAFANLMRYSIYYGSTIVPLQTDVEYINDYLLLQKMRYNRRLNYHIDIPEELMDLRIPKLLLQPVVENSLVHGMKDKHSVSVTITARMEDSTLVLCVEDNGSGISREKLTELREALEQEDIYREHIGLYNSHRVVRLLYGPSYGLTIESSPGNGTRVSVTLPADMEEDTYV; from the coding sequence ATGGCAGGCAACCAGTACAGGGATTATATCAAGCGTTCTTTCTTTAAATACGCAATCTCCATCATCTCACTGCTCTTTGTGCTGATGGGGCTGTTTCTGTTCATCAATGTCCAGTGGATCAGCGTGGGAAGTAACCGTAAGAACAACGCCCTCCTGGCATCCATCCTGGACAGCCAGGTGACATCATATAAGGAAGGTTTGGAACACTTTTCCACGGATTACCGCTTTTGGGATGCCCTGAAGCAGGAAAATACAGATGCAGCCACCCAGGTCAACCGGCTGCTCTACGGCTTTACCACGTCCCAGCCCATACGGAGTACCTTTGCCCTTACGGATACAGAGGGACGCATAGTGAGCTCCAGCCTTTTCGAGGGCAACCGCGCTATCTTCCTGAACAGCGCTGTCTATAAGAGCCTGGTGGAAAAAATGCAGGAAGCGCCTGCCCTGACCCACACCATGCCCAGCCGCCTGAATTTTGCCCACGGACAGGCCGGGGATCTGCTTTTGGCCCACTCCCTCGCGGACGCGGACGGTATCTGCGGATACCTGTTTTTCGATCTGATGGACGAACAGATTTATGAGGCGGTGCGGGAATACCCCCTGGACGACGTGGTCATCACAGACCGGTACGACAACCTGATTTTTGCAGTGGGAAGGCAGAACGCAGATCCCATGGAGAAATATCCTGCCGGCAAATACAGGATGGACTGGCAGAAGGGTAATATTGTGAAGGTCAACAACAAGCATTACCATATACACAAGGAAGCCCTTCCTGAGAGCTCCCTGATTCTATACACACTGGTATCCATGGAATTCCAGCGCAGCCTTGTGACCTACGGCATTCTGTTTCTGGGGCTGGCCGGAATTCTAATGGTCATCATGATTCCGCCCCTGACCCTGCGCATCACAAAAAAGAACCTGCAGGCCATTGACGAACTCCAGTCCTCGGTGGAGGAAATGGGGCGGGGAAATATGGACTACCGCTTAAAGAGCCAGGTTTTCGACGAATTCCAGATGCTCAACGACGCGTTCCGCAACATGGTGATTCAGCGCGAGGAGCTGATGCTTCACAACAACGAGCTGGCGGAGCGCAAGCGCATCATGGAAATCAAACAGCTGGAGGAACAGTTTAACCCTCATTTTATTTTCAATGTATTGGAAACACTCCGCTATGAGATTGCCATTGACTCTCAGAAGGCCTCGGAAATGGTCATGGCCTTTGCCAACCTGATGCGCTACAGCATATATTACGGGAGCACCATCGTGCCCCTGCAGACCGACGTCGAATACATCAACGACTATCTCCTGCTCCAGAAGATGCGCTATAACCGCAGGCTGAATTACCATATCGACATCCCTGAGGAGCTGATGGATTTAAGGATTCCAAAGCTGCTCCTTCAGCCGGTGGTGGAGAATTCCCTGGTCCACGGAATGAAGGATAAGCACAGTGTATCCGTTACCATCACGGCCCGTATGGAGGACAGTACCCTGGTGCTGTGCGTGGAGGACAACGGCAGCGGCATCAGCCGGGAAAAACTGACGGAGCTGCGGGAAGCCCTGGAGCAGGAGGATATTTACAGGGAACATATCGGATTATATAATTCCCACCGGGTGGTGCGGCTCCTCTACGGCCCTTCCTACGGCCTGACCATTGAGAGCTCCCCCGGAAACGGAACGCGGGTGAGCGTCACACTTCCCGCGGATATGGAGGAGGATACATATGTATAA
- a CDS encoding response regulator transcription factor, producing MYKVLIVEDEDIIRKGLLFMVNWQDADCVVVGEAADGLEGLEKIRDTSPDIVVVDINMPVKDGLSMLEDSIEEYGYDAIIVSGYSDFEYARKAIRLGVTEYLLKPVNFNELYDALGKIKAKQLAAARLRHEMKQLDMEKRKLGILDEPETGDSPEGNRHVDHMMDCIRNHYSSHLSLTDISEQCGMSCTYLNSKFKSFTGYTFNDYLNRYRMQKAVDLLKENKYKVYEIADLVGFSDYKYFIKVFKKYVGCSPVKFMEGGGAGGW from the coding sequence ATGTATAAAGTCCTGATTGTGGAGGACGAGGACATCATACGCAAAGGCCTGCTGTTCATGGTAAACTGGCAGGACGCGGACTGCGTGGTGGTAGGGGAGGCAGCGGACGGACTGGAGGGACTGGAAAAAATCCGGGATACCAGCCCGGATATCGTGGTGGTGGACATCAACATGCCTGTAAAGGACGGCCTTTCCATGCTGGAGGACAGCATAGAAGAATACGGCTATGACGCCATCATCGTGTCCGGCTACAGCGATTTTGAGTACGCCAGGAAGGCTATCCGCCTGGGAGTCACGGAATACCTACTTAAGCCTGTGAATTTTAACGAGCTCTATGACGCTCTCGGAAAGATTAAAGCCAAGCAGCTGGCAGCGGCCAGGCTCAGGCATGAGATGAAGCAGCTGGACATGGAAAAACGGAAGTTAGGCATACTGGACGAGCCGGAAACAGGGGACAGCCCCGAAGGAAACCGCCATGTGGATCACATGATGGACTGCATCCGAAACCACTACAGCTCCCACCTGTCTCTTACGGATATCAGCGAACAGTGCGGCATGTCCTGCACCTATCTGAACTCCAAGTTTAAAAGCTTCACCGGCTATACCTTCAACGACTATCTGAACCGCTACCGGATGCAGAAGGCCGTGGACCTGCTGAAGGAAAATAAATACAAGGTCTACGAAATTGCAGACCTTGTGGGCTTCTCGGATTATAAATATTTCATCAAAGTGTTTAAAAAATATGTGGGATGCTCTCCGGTCAAGTTCATGGAGGGCGGCGGCGCCGGAGGCTGGTAA
- a CDS encoding MerR family transcriptional regulator, whose amino-acid sequence MEKQSELYFTTGEFARILGVGKHTLFHYDEIGLFSPAIKEENGYRYYFVWQMDTFEVIRALQKLGMSLGEIKEYMENRSPERFMSMIDGKKRQIDEEIRRLKNMKRFILHEEESVRLAMNTALDEPRLVERDREYLLVSDISAGSERKAAVEIAEHVRMQEKYNGAVGAVGSIYLGEDLERGIYDRCVKVYTRLDKKTVSHRVQNRPEGTYVELYSRGHLWNMEKSYRLITAFAGERGIRLGKIWYEDLMLDELTVKAYEQYIVKVMVPVGNKVINP is encoded by the coding sequence ATGGAAAAACAGTCGGAACTATATTTTACCACCGGGGAATTCGCCAGAATACTGGGGGTCGGGAAGCACACTTTATTTCACTACGACGAAATAGGCCTTTTTTCCCCGGCCATCAAGGAGGAGAACGGATACAGGTATTATTTTGTATGGCAGATGGACACGTTCGAGGTCATTCGCGCCCTGCAGAAATTGGGAATGTCCCTGGGGGAAATCAAGGAGTATATGGAAAACCGTTCCCCGGAGCGGTTCATGTCCATGATAGACGGAAAGAAGCGCCAGATTGACGAGGAGATACGGCGTCTGAAGAATATGAAGCGCTTTATCCTTCATGAGGAAGAGTCGGTGAGGCTGGCCATGAACACCGCGTTGGACGAGCCAAGGCTGGTGGAGAGGGACAGGGAATATCTGCTGGTGTCGGACATCAGCGCGGGATCGGAGCGGAAGGCCGCGGTGGAGATTGCGGAGCATGTCAGAATGCAGGAAAAGTACAACGGCGCAGTGGGCGCAGTGGGATCCATTTATCTGGGAGAGGACCTGGAACGTGGCATATATGACCGCTGCGTGAAGGTGTATACCAGGCTGGACAAGAAAACTGTCTCCCACCGGGTTCAGAATCGGCCGGAGGGAACCTACGTGGAGTTGTACAGCAGGGGCCATCTGTGGAACATGGAAAAGTCCTACCGTCTCATCACCGCCTTTGCAGGGGAGCGGGGAATCCGGCTGGGGAAGATATGGTATGAGGATTTGATGCTGGACGAGCTGACGGTGAAGGCGTATGAACAGTATATAGTCAAGGTTATGGTGCCGGTAGGGAATAAAGTAATAAATCCTTAA
- a CDS encoding MATE family efflux transporter yields MSHSLSKKFTFGSLLLFALPTTVMMVVMSLYTIVDGVFVSRFVSTNALSSVNIVYPVINIVLGISVMLSMGSNAIVAKKMGEGRPDSARETFTAIILLNIIIGLAFAIIGNLTAVPLSRMLGASDLLLEDCVTYLRWQLAFAPSLMLQIQFQMYFVTEGKPGIGLFLTLLAGIANAALDYVLIVPMGMGIAGAAIATVTGYTIPALIGLIYFAAARQSLWFVRPRFVKKELGEACLNGSSEMVTNLSSGVITFLFNLLMMHFAGEDGVAAITIIQYSQFLLNALFMGFSQGVSPVISFNYGSRNHKQLRQVFKTSLIFTAASSLAVFLMAQLGGSLVVEIFARRGTPVYELARHGFMIFACSFLFSGFTIFSSALFTALSDGRISAIISFVRTFGLIITSLLVLPFIIGMDGVWLAIPIAEFGGILLCLYFLRKYKTRYHYA; encoded by the coding sequence ATGAGTCATTCATTATCCAAAAAATTTACATTCGGGTCTCTGCTGCTGTTTGCGCTGCCCACCACTGTCATGATGGTGGTGATGTCCCTGTACACCATTGTGGACGGGGTTTTCGTATCCCGGTTCGTCAGCACCAACGCTCTTTCATCCGTCAATATCGTCTACCCTGTGATTAACATCGTGCTGGGCATCTCCGTCATGCTGTCCATGGGAAGCAATGCCATTGTGGCAAAAAAAATGGGAGAAGGCCGGCCTGACAGCGCCAGGGAAACCTTCACCGCCATTATTCTGCTGAATATCATAATCGGACTGGCCTTTGCAATCATCGGGAACCTGACGGCAGTGCCCCTTTCCCGTATGCTGGGAGCCAGCGACCTGCTCCTAGAGGACTGCGTCACCTACCTGCGCTGGCAGCTGGCTTTTGCTCCCTCCCTCATGCTTCAGATCCAATTTCAGATGTATTTTGTCACGGAGGGGAAGCCAGGCATCGGACTGTTCCTCACCCTTCTGGCAGGCATTGCCAACGCAGCGCTGGATTATGTGCTGATTGTACCCATGGGAATGGGGATTGCCGGGGCAGCCATTGCCACGGTCACCGGCTACACCATACCGGCCCTAATCGGCCTCATCTACTTTGCCGCCGCCAGACAGAGCCTGTGGTTCGTACGGCCCCGCTTCGTAAAAAAGGAGCTGGGAGAAGCCTGTCTCAACGGCTCCTCCGAGATGGTGACGAACCTTTCCTCCGGCGTCATCACCTTCCTGTTCAATCTGCTGATGATGCATTTTGCAGGTGAGGACGGGGTGGCTGCCATCACCATCATCCAGTATTCCCAGTTCCTGTTAAACGCATTGTTTATGGGATTTTCCCAGGGCGTGTCTCCGGTCATAAGCTTTAACTACGGAAGCCGGAACCATAAACAGCTCAGGCAGGTATTTAAAACCTCCCTCATTTTCACGGCAGCCTCATCCCTGGCTGTTTTCCTCATGGCCCAGCTGGGCGGCAGTCTGGTGGTGGAAATTTTCGCCCGCAGGGGAACGCCGGTCTATGAACTGGCAAGGCACGGATTCATGATATTTGCATGCAGCTTCCTCTTTTCCGGCTTCACCATCTTTTCCTCCGCCCTGTTCACGGCCCTGTCCGACGGACGGATATCCGCTATCATCTCCTTCGTGCGCACCTTTGGCCTGATTATCACCAGCCTGCTGGTGCTGCCCTTCATCATCGGGATGGACGGCGTGTGGCTGGCCATTCCCATAGCAGAATTCGGCGGTATCCTGCTGTGCCTTTATTTTCTGCGCAAATACAAGACCAGATATCACTATGCCTGA